Genomic DNA from Ruminococcus sp. OA3:
TATATCTGTACAGAGCTTTGTGGCGCCCGTTATACGATCAGTTTTGGCGGTCTCCTGAGTGAAAATGATACGCGTGCCGGTGTGGCAATGGCGCTGGATGCGCTGATGTCTACAGAGGAGCAACCGGTATTAACCTACCTGAACAGTTCTACAAATTTACAGTGGGACCATCACATTCACGGTAACTATGGAATCAGTGTTCCGGAGTTCCTGTTCGAGATGCTGGTTGAAAAGAAATATCATATGAGCCTGGGTGTTAATCCGGTGTCTATTACGGAAAAGATTAAGGTACCAACGCTGGATGAGCTGATCAATATATTGACTGCAGCAAAACGTACAGAGGAAAAAGCTGAGGAATGGCTGCCTTACTTTAACTTTGAACCGCTGGAAGAGATGCGGGATGTCATGGTCAGAGAAGGCAGGATTTTATTTGACAATGTGATCGAAGGGTTTCAACATGCAGGTATCGATACGGAAGATCCCCTGGAAATGTTGATGGTGTTAAAGAACATGAACCCCATCCGCTTTGAGCAGATGTTCCATTCAAGTACATACGGGACAGACAAAACACAGGTAGAACCGTTCTATCCGACCGTACTCGGGAGGCAGACAATGGATATGATGCAGGAAATTATCGATGAGCTGGATGCCGACAACTGTACGGGAAGCTTAGCGGGTAAAAAAATAGTTGTTGCGTCTGGTGATGCGCATACCTACGGTCTGGTACTGGTTGAGGGTGTGTTGAATGCTGCAGGCGCTGAAGTTGTAAACGGCGGTGTGGATATGGCGCCGGTGGATATGCTGGATCTGGCAGATGAGGAGAATACCGCAATTATAGGAATCAGTTGCCATAACGGGCAGGCTCTGGATTATGCGCGTCAGCTGCTGGAACTTGCCAGAGAACGGGGGAAAGAGTACTGGATCTTTATGGGCGGAAAGCTAAATGCGATCCTTCCGGGAGATGCGGAACCTACAGAGATCGCCGACAGGCTGATGGAGATGGGAATTCATGCGGAAAATGATATCAAAAAGACTGTTCGGCAGATCGGAGAATTGAAATAACAGAGGTTAACGCATGGCTTATATACTGGGAATAGATACGGGAGGCACTTATACTGACAGTGTCATTATCTGTACGAAAGAGCAGAGGGTAGTAAGGAAATCGAAAGCAATTACGACCAGGGAAAATCTGACGGAGGGTATTACAAACAGCATCGATCAGCTGGATGGCATTGCAGAGATTCCAATCGATATGGTATGTCTGTCAACTACATTGGCTACGAATGCGATCGTGGAAGGTCAGGGAGGGAAAGTCGGACTGCTGCTGATCGGAAAGGATCCCGGTTTAAAACTGCCCGTCGAAGTTCAATCTGTATTGGAAGGATGCCTGGACATCAAAGGGAGAGAAATCGTGCCGTTTGACGAAATGCAGGCACGCCAGATGATCAGAAGACTGCGCAGCCGGGCGGATGCCGTGGCTGTTTCGGGTTATGCAAGTGTCAGGAACCCCCGCCATGAATTGATGGTAAAACAGATTGTAAAGGAAGAACTTAAGGTTCCGGTTGTCTGTGCCCATGAGCTGAGCGGAAATCTTGGATTTGAGGAGCGCACTGCCACGGTCGTCTTTAACGCAAGGCTGATACCGGTCATCCGCCGGTTGATTCAGGCCGTTAAAACAGTTTTGAGCAGCAGAGGGATCAATGCCCCTGTCATGACCGTAAAAGGTGACGGAAGTCTTATGGGAGAAGAATTTGCACTGGCAAGACCAGTGGAAACGATTCTTTCAGGTCCCGCAGCCAGTGTGATAGGCGGAGCATTTCTGTCAAAAGAAAAAGATGCGCTCATCCTGGATATGGGCGGAACAACGACAGACATCGCTGCTCTATGTGATGGAAAAGTTAAGCTGAACGATGACGGCGCTGTGATCGGGGGATTTAAGACCAGAGTGCGGGCTGCAGAGATATTGACATTTGGCATCGGCGGGGATTCTTATATACGGTCTGACGGGGAGAAGAAATTATTGATCGGTCCAAAGCGGGCAACGCCGCTGTGTGTGGCAGCCGGTTTTTACCCATGGCTGGTGGACGAGCTTATGGAAGCTGCCAGAAACCGGACAGGAAGTTTATCCGATATACAGATTCCGGAATGCTTTATGGCGCGGCGGGACCAGCCGGACAAGAGCTTGTCTGCTGCGGAGGCCAGGATACTGGATATTTTACAGGATGGTCCTCACGGCCTGCCATATATTATCAGCCAAACCCAAAATGGAGACACCCGTATCGTTTGGAGTATGGAAGAAAAAGGTATTCTTGCCCGTATTGCGGTGACACCTACGGATATTCTGCACGTGACAGGTTCTTTCCGCAAATGGAACACGGAGGCTTCTCAGCTGGGTTCCCTGCTGCTTGGCAGGCAGATGGACAAAACCCGTGAGGAGCTGACAGAGGATGTGCTGGAGCTGATGACAAAAAAGCTCATGTCTGCATGCAGGACTTCAAGTGCGGGTCATGAAACCGAAAGACCGGTGGTGGCAATCGGTAATCCGGTTGGCGCATGGATGCCGAAAGTCTGTCATGAACTTGGAAGAAATCTGATTATTCCGGAACATTCCGAGGTGGCAAATGCGGTAGGTGCAGCGGTGGGTCAGGTCATGTATGATGCCGAGGTCCTGATAAGGGTTGATCGCCAAAATGAATGTTATATTGTACACAGTCCATGGGACAGAACAGTGAAAGATACGCTGGATGAGGCGAAGGAATACGTGAGACCCCTGCTGAAAAATTTCGTGCGGGAGATGCTTGAAAGCGCCGGGGCAGCGGACAGCCAGATCATCATAAATGAAAAAGAGGTTTATACCACAAATATAAAAGAATGCCGGTCTGAACTTGTAGAAGTCAGAATGAAGGCGACCGGGATCGGAAGCCCCGGCTGGTAAGGAAAATCTGATATAACCTGGAGGTAAAAAATGAAATTAGTAGTTACAAATCCACAGAATAATGAGGTGCTGGACGAATTGCAGCTGACCTCAAAGGAAGAACTATTTGTATTGGTTGATAAAGCAAAAGAGGCTCAGAAAGCGTGGGCACAGAAAAGCCTGTATGAGCGCTCACAGATTTTATACCATTTTGCGGACTTATATGAAGAAAATATAGAAGCTCTGACCAGACTGTCTTCCCTGGAGATGGGGAAACCATACAGCCAGAGCCGGGAAGAGGTTGCAAAAGTTCCACAGAATATCAGAGGGACCATCGAATATGCCAATCACATGTACGGTGAGGTTATGCCGGACAATGATTCAGACGCAAAAGGAGACCTCATCTTTACCAGGAGAGTTCCGCTCGGAGTGGTAGGCTGTATTATTCCGTTTAATTATCCGATCGAGCTGACGCTTCTGAAGTTGATTCCCGCACTGATCATGGGAAATGCCGCGATCGTGAAGGCACCTTCATCCAATCCACTGGCGATTCTCAGGATGGGGGGAATTCTGACCGAGGCAGGCGTGCCTGCAGATCTTGCACCGTTTATTGTATGCAGCCGGGAAGCATG
This window encodes:
- a CDS encoding cobalamin-dependent protein (Presence of a B(12) (cobalamin)-binding domain implies dependence on cobalamin itself, in one of its several forms, or in some unusual lineages, dependence on a cobalamin-like analog.) yields the protein MNEVNLEYIRHLKPKRHRPGKELVQEGVELGKTIKAGRSGFIRSQSKYSNHMEYKKDLAKQGKIYYNILLGLATLDDQIDAIKKIYDFTVETGLKVNCIQAIPSGLVALPREYREKAPATTSFEMFEMEDYERQASAAPIDITFNDYHLFSPNALENTIYAIQSGSPRVGDMTQFFWSYNGFDDEEKRLGDVVKALGIMASKRDEMFAAETYLDDGYPGYFLDCASYVGYALLEHYICTELCGARYTISFGGLLSENDTRAGVAMALDALMSTEEQPVLTYLNSSTNLQWDHHIHGNYGISVPEFLFEMLVEKKYHMSLGVNPVSITEKIKVPTLDELINILTAAKRTEEKAEEWLPYFNFEPLEEMRDVMVREGRILFDNVIEGFQHAGIDTEDPLEMLMVLKNMNPIRFEQMFHSSTYGTDKTQVEPFYPTVLGRQTMDMMQEIIDELDADNCTGSLAGKKIVVASGDAHTYGLVLVEGVLNAAGAEVVNGGVDMAPVDMLDLADEENTAIIGISCHNGQALDYARQLLELARERGKEYWIFMGGKLNAILPGDAEPTEIADRLMEMGIHAENDIKKTVRQIGELK
- a CDS encoding hydantoinase/oxoprolinase family protein; translation: MAYILGIDTGGTYTDSVIICTKEQRVVRKSKAITTRENLTEGITNSIDQLDGIAEIPIDMVCLSTTLATNAIVEGQGGKVGLLLIGKDPGLKLPVEVQSVLEGCLDIKGREIVPFDEMQARQMIRRLRSRADAVAVSGYASVRNPRHELMVKQIVKEELKVPVVCAHELSGNLGFEERTATVVFNARLIPVIRRLIQAVKTVLSSRGINAPVMTVKGDGSLMGEEFALARPVETILSGPAASVIGGAFLSKEKDALILDMGGTTTDIAALCDGKVKLNDDGAVIGGFKTRVRAAEILTFGIGGDSYIRSDGEKKLLIGPKRATPLCVAAGFYPWLVDELMEAARNRTGSLSDIQIPECFMARRDQPDKSLSAAEARILDILQDGPHGLPYIISQTQNGDTRIVWSMEEKGILARIAVTPTDILHVTGSFRKWNTEASQLGSLLLGRQMDKTREELTEDVLELMTKKLMSACRTSSAGHETERPVVAIGNPVGAWMPKVCHELGRNLIIPEHSEVANAVGAAVGQVMYDAEVLIRVDRQNECYIVHSPWDRTVKDTLDEAKEYVRPLLKNFVREMLESAGAADSQIIINEKEVYTTNIKECRSELVEVRMKATGIGSPGW